The genomic interval TTTTTTAGTTCGCCCAGCATGTGCGAACTCTAACGGGTGAAAGTCAGGAGTGCAAAGAGGTAGCTGTAAGCATATAGCAGAAAACAAGGGTGTCCATGGCGACATGGAATCTGAAGGAAGCTCGAGGCAAATCTCCGGTCTGACAAACAGAAAGCATATAAGAAGCAACGTATAAAGACAAGGTTGTCAAAGAAGTTAAAATCCGATAGCTACAACAATCATAAGGTGTATATGTGGCAGATAGATGGAGGGGAAAGTTCGCACTTTAACTGGGGAGGCCTCACTGGTCTACACCAAAACCTTGTAGTGATACAATACAAGACTGGATCGTGAGAAGTCAGCAGAAGCCGTAGTAGTAAAGATTTCTAATGAAAATTAGAAGGAGGGAAGGGCTGAACAATTTCAACGTTATAAAATCTCGGTTGGAAGCGGAAATAGATCACTGGCATCGAGCGGAAAGATAGAGGATAGATACCGACTTTACGAGACAGGTGCCGCTGGTGTCGATGGAATGATAGTGCAGGAAACTAGGAGCTTATTGGCCATTATTGACTTGACATTAAGATAGTAAATACTAAAAAGTGGTTTGAGCTTAACACTATAATTTCTAAGGTTAACTTGAGGGAGTTTTGTTTTTCAGGCTCGCACATAGTTTACGGTCAAGTTCTCTCTCAGGTGACATATAAATGTACTGAAGGGAGAGTTCAGCATGAGAGCTATGAGAAGATTCAGACCTCGAAGAACAGGCCTGTTCCCATTTCGTTATGTTCTGTTACTTTCTTTTGTTATTTTTATTGCTTTAACTTTACAAGGTTTATGGATCATCGAAAAGGGGATTCGTCCAACTTTGATGGAAATCGCGAGAACTGAGGCAAGGGTCATTGCAACTAAAGCAATTAATGATGCCGTCTCAAAGAAAATTGTGTCTGATCTCCATCAGGATAAGTTATTTATTACAAACTCTGAAAATAAGATCCAATTTAATACCCAAGTTTATAATAAGGTAGTATCGGAAGCGACCAACCGTGTACAAAGACATTTGAAAGCGATAGAGGAGGGTAGGGTGTTTGACGTAGAAATTGAATTGGAAGACGCTGAAGCGATTAGTACATCAGACGGAGGTATTATTTATGTCATTCCTTTAGGTCAAGCAACTAATAATGCATTGTTAGCTCATTTAGGTCCAAAGATACCTGTTAGATTCTCTGCAATTGGAGACGTTAAGACAGATCTTAATTATGGTGTAATAAATACGGGAATAAACAACACCACACTGTCGGTAAATTTTGATGTTATAGTAGATGCTAAAATAGTAATCCCTTTTGCGACTCAAACCGAAGCCGTTAAAACAACGGTTCCTATAGGGTTAATAACTATACAAGGAGAAGTACCCGAATACTATTCAGAAGGTGGGGGGATGATTTTGCCAGCAGGTTCTAGTGGGAATTAGTTTATATATATCTACTTTTTCACTGCTTGTATGGGATATAAATACTATCGTAAGTATGATAAGTTTAAATTAAATGAGGAGGGTTGCGTAATAAAATGAAAATGAATCTAATTTTTATAGGCTTAATGATTGTAGTGTTAACTATTTCTATTATTGGTGTATATATAACAACAAGTACTCCAAGTATAGAAGATTTTAAGGAACATTTGGTGTCATGGTACAAATAATTATAGGGTTATTTAGACAAAGAATGAGACAACCATTAATGGTTGTCTCAGAGTGTTGAGAAGCCTTATTTTTAAAAAGGTTGGCATATATCTACCGCTATTAGAGGCTGTTTTGTATGGGCATGTATGTCTCTAAAATGTTTTATAACGTGTATGTTTACAGCCCTTTATATACCGATTATCAGTTCATGAATATGGGGAAGGTTTAAAGCATGATTAAATATAGACTCCTATTTGGGGCATCCCTTAAAATATCAAAGTGTGTTAGGCTTGATAAGGAGATTGGCAAAACCAACAGGGATTACTTTCACTGCCCATATGTTACGTCATACGAGGATGCTAGATGAAAATATCTGCGATTCAAAATAAATATGAAGAGATTCTTCATTCTGAAGAGGAAGATGATATGAGGTCCTTGCTGTTAGGCAAATTAATGACCAATATGGAGATCTTTTATCATATACCGATTTTTTGCGATGAAGGATGGGAAAAGAAAAACCAAACAGTTCTAGCTTTATTTCGGAAAATTTCATCGACTCGCAACCTCTATAAAAGCGTTCTCCACTTTAGGGAAGGGGAGAACGCTTTTAAATGTATTCTTGCATACTATTTAGCTGGTTATCAGGTTTCCTGTAGTAATCCGTATCCTATA from Alkalihalophilus pseudofirmus carries:
- the yunB gene encoding sporulation protein YunB, coding for MRAMRRFRPRRTGLFPFRYVLLLSFVIFIALTLQGLWIIEKGIRPTLMEIARTEARVIATKAINDAVSKKIVSDLHQDKLFITNSENKIQFNTQVYNKVVSEATNRVQRHLKAIEEGRVFDVEIELEDAEAISTSDGGIIYVIPLGQATNNALLAHLGPKIPVRFSAIGDVKTDLNYGVINTGINNTTLSVNFDVIVDAKIVIPFATQTEAVKTTVPIGLITIQGEVPEYYSEGGGMILPAGSSGN